A stretch of Nonomuraea africana DNA encodes these proteins:
- a CDS encoding NUDIX hydrolase: MSTRVAAYALCVEDDRILLAHWADGEPAHWGLPGGGLEFGEDPLDALHREVEEETGHTVEVERLLGIVTARHERLHAIKVIYKARVTGGTLRDEVGGSTDTAAWIPLAELPSLPRVEFVDRALDLDDLRPPSGRLVTGMRRGGLTFAEIHGR, translated from the coding sequence GTGAGCACCCGCGTCGCCGCTTACGCCCTGTGCGTCGAGGACGATCGCATCCTCCTCGCGCACTGGGCGGACGGCGAGCCCGCCCACTGGGGCCTGCCCGGCGGCGGCCTGGAGTTCGGCGAGGACCCGCTCGACGCCCTCCATCGCGAGGTCGAGGAGGAGACAGGCCACACCGTCGAGGTGGAACGCCTGCTCGGCATCGTCACGGCGCGACACGAGCGGCTGCACGCGATCAAAGTGATCTACAAGGCTCGCGTGACGGGCGGCACGCTTCGCGACGAGGTGGGGGGCTCGACCGACACGGCCGCGTGGATCCCTCTGGCCGAGCTTCCCTCCCTGCCCAGGGTGGAGTTCGTGGACCGCGCTCTCGATCTCGACGACCTGCGGCCGCCGTCCGGCCGGCTCGTCACCGGGATGCGCCGGGGTGGGCTGACGTTCGCCGAGATCCACGGACGCTGA
- a CDS encoding helix-turn-helix domain-containing protein translates to MGLTMAEGVPRAALRPYVTRLCAYQERYDRPLTRTEPAVPGAVLILAFGAPMEVGGARLTSFTGGLGDRATVTRVAAPTEGVEVLLTPFGARRLFGVPMRELTNLVLPVDDLLPGWGRTAGERLAGLTSSAARLALAESLLAARILAAPPPDPPVRWAWDRLVASCGSVSVASLARSLGWSHRHLVARFHDQVGLTPKASARVIRFDRAMSLLREGLPLSEVAASCGFYDQPHMNREFRAMAGAPPGQIFPRPQVGAGADLGS, encoded by the coding sequence ATGGGCCTGACCATGGCCGAGGGCGTGCCCCGGGCTGCCCTGCGGCCCTACGTCACCCGGTTGTGCGCCTACCAGGAGCGCTACGACCGCCCGCTGACGCGCACCGAGCCCGCGGTCCCCGGTGCGGTGCTCATCCTCGCCTTCGGCGCGCCCATGGAGGTCGGCGGCGCGCGCCTCACCTCCTTCACCGGCGGTCTCGGCGACCGCGCCACGGTGACCAGGGTCGCCGCGCCCACCGAGGGCGTCGAGGTGCTGCTCACCCCCTTCGGCGCCCGCCGCCTGTTCGGTGTCCCGATGCGCGAGCTGACCAACCTGGTGCTGCCCGTGGACGACCTGCTGCCCGGCTGGGGCCGTACGGCCGGCGAGCGGCTCGCCGGGCTCACCTCGTCCGCCGCGCGCCTGGCGCTGGCCGAGTCGCTGCTGGCCGCCCGCATCCTGGCCGCTCCGCCGCCCGACCCGCCCGTCCGGTGGGCATGGGACCGCCTGGTCGCCTCGTGCGGCTCCGTCAGCGTGGCGTCGCTGGCCCGCTCCCTCGGCTGGAGCCACCGCCACCTCGTCGCCCGCTTCCACGACCAGGTCGGGCTGACCCCGAAGGCGTCGGCCAGGGTGATCCGCTTCGACCGCGCCATGAGCCTGCTGCGCGAGGGACTCCCGCTGTCCGAGGTCGCCGCCTCGTGCGGCTTCTACGACCAGCCGCACATGAACAGGGAGTTCCGCGCCATGGCGGGCGCCCCGCCCGGTCAGATTTTTCCAAGACCCCAGGTCGGCGCGGGCGCAGACTTGGGGTCATGA
- a CDS encoding VOC family protein, which produces MKRTVFALARYQDVPAAADFLSSAFGFVPHEVSKNHAEMLVGDDMIMLGEGEPGGPGIYVAVDDPDAHHDRALAAGATITMELTEQPYGSREYACKDPEGNSWFFGTYRPS; this is translated from the coding sequence ATGAAACGAACCGTCTTCGCGCTGGCCCGCTACCAGGACGTCCCCGCGGCCGCCGACTTCCTCAGCTCCGCCTTCGGCTTCGTCCCGCACGAGGTGTCGAAGAACCACGCCGAGATGCTGGTCGGCGACGACATGATCATGCTCGGCGAGGGGGAGCCCGGCGGCCCCGGCATCTACGTCGCCGTGGACGATCCCGACGCCCACCACGACCGCGCGCTGGCCGCGGGCGCCACGATCACGATGGAATTGACGGAGCAGCCGTACGGCTCCCGTGAGTACGCCTGCAAGGACCCCGAGGGCAACTCCTGGTTCTTCGGCACCTACCGCCCGTCCTGA